A single region of the Vicia villosa cultivar HV-30 ecotype Madison, WI linkage group LG4, Vvil1.0, whole genome shotgun sequence genome encodes:
- the LOC131596968 gene encoding uncharacterized protein LOC131596968, which yields MEKYFKRKSLEKSSTSTPNPQENDEPRSAKLSPPLKKRFLEFDLEKLPNDPGLRPKISDYHPSDRDEIRRYYLQKGPCQPKEINFPQRKFGDTFRKFNPDWYLKYGNWLEYSQKEDAAYCLCCYLMRSHVGEHKGCGDAFITEGFTNWKKSERFRVHLGDTNSSHNQAWRNCQALMKQKQHIEGVLCKQSNQAKEDYRIHLTGIIDCIRFLLAQGLAFRGNDESISSRNKGNFLELMDFLINHNEAIYKVWKNCRGNLKLTSPKIQKDIVKAAASATTQIILDDLGDNLFSILIDESRDVSVKEQMVVALRYVNKKGQVVERFHGVVHVANTSALTLKSALESLFAKYGLSLSRIRGQGYDGASNMQGEYNGLKSLILKDNCSAFFIHCFAHQLQLALVTLAKKHSEIALFFNLVANLSNVVGASCKRRDILRESQIEKVKEALQEGEISSGRGLNQETTIKRAGETRWSSHYGTLLSIISLFSSMIDVLEMVEEDGMNLDQKSEALFLMKYMQSFEFIFILHLMRKVLGITHDLSQALQKSDQDIVNAMKLVKVSKNRLQAIRDNGWDSLFNEVSLFCEHNDVDIPNMDDTFQSAHKKSKRKMEKISNLHHFQVQLFYDVIDRQLQELNNRFTEVNTELLLCVACLSPRHSFSSFDKEKLIRLAQFYPSEFSQVELLALDCQLENYFLDVCSDNDFSELEGISDLAIKLVETKKHVVYPLVYLLLELSLILPVATATAERAFSAMNIIKNRMRNRMGDEWLNDCLVTYIERDIFVDVENEKIIQYFQNMKNRREEL from the coding sequence atggaaaaatattttaaaagaaaatcatTAGAGAAATCTTCTACATCAACTCCTAATCCTCAAGAAAATGATGAACCTAGAAGTGCAAAATTGAGTCCACcgttgaaaaaaagatttttggaATTCGATTTGGAAAAGCTTCCAAATGATCCTGGTTTAAGGCCAAAAATTTCGGATTATCACCCAAGTGATAGAGATGAAATTAGAAGATATTATTTACAAAAAGGTCCTTGTCAACCAAAAGAGATTAATTTTCCACAGAGAAAATTTGGAGATACCTTTCGTAAGTTCAACCCGGATTGGTATTTAAAATATGGTAATTGGTTAGAATATAGTCAAAAGGAGGATGCCGCATATTGCTTGTGTTGCTATCTTATGCGATCACATGTTGGAGAGCATAAAGGTTGTGGTGATGCCTTTATAACAGAAGGTTTTACAAATTGGAAAAAAAGTGAAAGATTTCGAGTTCATCTTGGAGATACAAATAGCTCTCATAATCAAGCATGGAGAAATTGTCAAGCTCTAATGAAACAAAAGCAACATATTGAAGGTGTCTTGTGTAAACAATCCAATCAAGCTAAAGAGGATTATCGAATTCATTTGACGGGTATAATTGATTGCATTCGATTTTTATTAGCTCAAGGTTTAGCTTTCCGTGGTAATGATGAGTCAATATCATCAAGGAATAAAGGAAATTTTCTTGAACTTATGGATTTTCTTATTAACCATAATGAAGCCATTTATAAAGTTTGGAAGAATTGTCGGGGAAATCTTAAGTTAACATCTCCTAAAATTCAAAAGGATATTGTTAAAGCTGCTGCGAGTGCCACCACTCAAATTATTCTTGATGATCTCGGagataatttattttctattttaattgatGAATCTCGAGATGTCTCAGTTAAGGAGCAAATGGTTGTGGCTTTACGCTATGTGAATAAGAAAGGGCAGGTTGTTGAGCGTTTTCATGGTGTTGTTCATGTTGCTAATACTAGTGCTCTAACACTAAAATCAGCTTTGGAGTCATTATTCGCAAAATATGGCTTAAGTTTGTCAAGGATACGTGGTCAAGGCTATGATGGAGCAAGTAACATGCAAGGGGAATACAAtggtctcaaaagcttgataTTAAAAGATAATTGCTCtgcattttttattcattgtTTTGCTCATCAACTCCAATTAGCTCTTGTGACATTAGCAAAAAAACATTCTGAAAttgcattattttttaatttggttgCTAATTTGTCTAATGTTGTTGGAGCATCATGTAAGCGTCGAGATATTCTTCGTGAAAGTCAAATTGAAAAGGTGAAGGAAGCATTGCAAGAAGGAGAAATCTCTAGTGGGCGTGGTTTGAATCAAGAGACTACAATTAAGAGGGCGGGAGAAACTAGATGGAGTTCACACTATGGTACATTACTTAGTATAATTTCTTTATTCTCTTCTATGATTGATGTGCTAGAAATGGTTGAGGAAGATGGAATGAATTTAGATCAAAAGAGTGAAGcactttttctgatgaagtatatGCAATCTTTTGAATTTATTTTCATATTGCACTTGATGAGAAAAGTTTTAGGAATTACTCATGACTTATCTCAAGCATTACAGAAAAGTGATCAAGATATTGTAAATGCCATGAAATTAGTCAAAGTTTCCAAAAATAGACTTCAAGCTATAAGGGACAATGGTTGGGATTCTCTATTCAATGAGGTTTCATTATTTTGTGAACATAATGATGTTGACATTCCAAATATGGATGATACATTTCAATCAGCACACAAAAAGTCAAagagaaaaatggaaaaaatttCTAATTTACATCATTTTCAAGTTCAGTTGTTCTATGATGTGATTGACCGACAACTTCAAGAATTGAATAATCGTTTTACAGAAGTGAATACTGAATTACTTCTTTGTGTGGCTTGTTTAAGtccaagacattccttttcttcATTTGATAAGGAGAAGTTGATTCGCTTAGCTCAATTTTATCCTTCCGAGTTTTCTCAAGTTGAACTATTGGCACTGGATTGTCAGCTTGAAAATTATTTCTTAGATGTATGCTCTGACAATGACTTTTCAGAGTTGGAGGGTATTAGCGATCTTGCTATAAAACTCGTGGAGACCAAGAAACACGTTGTGTATCCGTTGGTATATTTGCTTTTAGAGTTATCTTTAATATTACCGGTGGCAACTGCAACAGCTGAAAGAGCTTTTTCTGCTATGAATATTATCAAGAATCGGATGCGAAATCGCATGGGAGATGAATGGTTAAATGATTGTTTAGTTACTTATATTGAGAGAGATATTtttgttgatgttgaaaatgAGAAAATCATTCAATATTTTCAGAATATGAAAAATCGtagagaagaattatga